The bacterium genome includes a region encoding these proteins:
- the gspD gene encoding type II secretion system secretin GspD — protein MFRPSILLIVFALLAQLPGSAFAQPADKDSKINLDFQETELTEVISTIAKLTGKNFLYDDRVRGRVTVISPQPVTVDAAYRVFESILQVKGFTTVPGPGGILKIVPTRDAKQSPIETVPGNRSVQNRDLFITRLLPLKYVKADAVSGTLTPLVSKEASVIAYAPTNTLIITDTSANIRRLIGIIKQIDVASYSEKIKVVPIEFADAGTLAGQLNEIFSGDSGNQNTTRRGRPRARAANQATGAAAALQANTNRGVIGAAGKSRFITDQRTNSIIVIATQTAMGEIGRMIRLLDYQRKGTGGIHVYRLQNADAEEISSTLASLTSGSGGGGAAPRAGAAGGAPAAGGIVAELGDGVRVTADAPTNSLIIQASSEGFSSLSEVIEALDIRRPQVLVEALIMEVDITDGASFGASLSHRAATHGTGQIGIGGANTANTPDAPALSGGFGSTTTTSTGEAFAPGQFSAAVLGKLIDVVLPNGDVIQVPVIQGMLQAAESDENTNIISAPTILTADNEEAEIVIGSEIPIPTTILSTQDSSNDGFQTSQDIARQNVGVTLRVTPQISEGDTVRLNIFQEISEVTSNDPDLGPTTSNRQVENTVYVRDGEAVMIGGILSEVQSESENKVPFLGDIPILGWAFKGVSHSTRKVNLLVVLTPRIVRDPNDLNRLTVEKRERFRDSASDTLSYGEEEREEREAALRAGVELPADSNPVRREMDRHDTQYPIESLPEMRRQQEEREKQRVEEIERLKASQSAGSYIVQFSLFRKVDGAVTLLERLTREGYDGSIYSLQEAGEPAHYVQLGPYATEVKALAVVREVRAGMDLSAIVIVEP, from the coding sequence ATGTTTCGACCCTCCATCCTGTTGATAGTCTTCGCGCTGCTCGCCCAGCTTCCAGGCAGCGCCTTCGCGCAACCCGCGGACAAAGACTCCAAGATCAATCTCGACTTCCAGGAGACGGAACTGACAGAGGTGATCAGCACGATCGCCAAGTTGACAGGAAAGAACTTCCTGTACGACGACCGCGTGCGGGGCCGCGTGACCGTGATCTCGCCCCAACCGGTGACCGTCGATGCAGCCTATCGCGTGTTCGAGTCGATCCTGCAGGTGAAGGGCTTCACGACCGTACCCGGCCCCGGGGGAATCCTGAAGATCGTACCGACGCGCGACGCGAAACAGTCTCCGATCGAGACGGTGCCCGGCAATCGCAGCGTGCAAAACCGCGACCTCTTCATCACCCGCCTGCTGCCACTGAAGTACGTGAAAGCCGACGCGGTTTCGGGAACGCTGACGCCGCTGGTCTCCAAGGAAGCCAGCGTGATCGCCTACGCCCCCACCAACACCCTGATCATCACCGACACCTCCGCAAATATCCGCCGACTGATCGGCATCATCAAACAGATCGACGTCGCCAGCTATAGCGAGAAGATCAAGGTCGTTCCGATCGAATTCGCCGATGCCGGTACGCTGGCGGGACAACTCAACGAGATCTTCTCTGGCGATAGCGGAAACCAGAACACGACGAGAAGAGGTCGTCCGCGCGCGCGCGCGGCCAATCAGGCCACCGGTGCCGCGGCCGCTCTACAGGCCAACACGAACCGCGGCGTGATCGGCGCGGCGGGCAAGTCGCGGTTCATCACCGATCAGCGCACCAACTCGATCATCGTGATCGCCACGCAGACCGCGATGGGCGAAATCGGCCGCATGATCCGACTGCTGGACTATCAGCGCAAAGGCACGGGCGGGATTCACGTCTATCGCCTGCAAAACGCCGACGCCGAGGAGATTTCCTCGACACTCGCCAGCCTCACATCGGGAAGCGGTGGAGGCGGCGCCGCACCCCGGGCCGGAGCTGCGGGTGGAGCACCCGCTGCGGGTGGGATCGTGGCAGAACTCGGCGACGGCGTGCGCGTAACGGCCGATGCGCCGACCAACTCGTTGATCATCCAGGCCAGTTCGGAAGGCTTCTCATCGCTTTCCGAAGTGATCGAGGCCCTCGACATCCGGCGACCCCAGGTACTGGTCGAAGCACTGATCATGGAAGTCGACATAACCGACGGCGCCTCCTTCGGAGCGAGCCTGTCGCACCGGGCCGCGACCCACGGCACTGGGCAGATCGGCATCGGTGGAGCGAACACCGCCAATACGCCGGATGCTCCAGCTCTATCGGGTGGTTTTGGCTCCACGACTACAACCAGCACAGGCGAGGCTTTCGCGCCTGGCCAGTTTAGCGCCGCAGTGCTAGGCAAGCTGATCGATGTGGTCCTCCCAAACGGCGACGTTATTCAGGTGCCGGTCATTCAGGGAATGCTGCAGGCGGCAGAGTCGGACGAAAACACGAACATCATCTCTGCACCGACGATCCTCACCGCTGACAACGAAGAAGCTGAGATCGTGATCGGCAGCGAGATCCCGATACCCACGACTATCCTTTCAACCCAGGACAGTTCGAACGACGGCTTCCAGACCTCTCAGGACATCGCGCGCCAGAACGTTGGCGTCACACTGCGCGTCACCCCGCAGATCAGCGAAGGCGATACCGTGCGCCTGAACATCTTCCAGGAGATCAGCGAGGTCACCAGCAACGATCCCGATCTCGGACCGACCACGAGCAATCGCCAGGTAGAGAACACCGTGTACGTGCGCGACGGCGAGGCCGTGATGATCGGCGGCATCCTCAGCGAGGTACAGAGCGAGTCCGAGAACAAGGTGCCGTTCCTGGGCGACATTCCGATCCTGGGCTGGGCGTTCAAGGGCGTGAGCCACTCGACGCGCAAGGTGAACCTGCTCGTCGTCCTGACGCCGCGCATCGTGCGCGACCCGAACGACCTGAATCGCCTGACGGTCGAGAAACGCGAGCGCTTCCGCGATTCCGCCAGCGATACGCTTTCCTATGGCGAAGAAGAGCGGGAAGAGCGCGAAGCGGCCCTGCGCGCGGGCGTCGAACTTCCGGCCGACTCCAATCCCGTGCGTCGCGAGATGGACCGCCACGACACCCAGTATCCGATCGAGTCGCTACCCGAAATGCGTCGGCAACAGGAAGAGCGCGAAAAACAGCGCGTCGAAGAGATCGAGAGACTCAAGGCCAGCCAATCCGCGGGCAGCTACATCGTGCAGTTCTCCTTGTTCCGCAAAGTCGACGGGGCCGTCACCTTATTGGAGCGGCTGACACGTGAAGGGTATGACGGTTCCATCTACTCTCTTCAGGAAGCGGGTGAACCGGCCCATTACGTTCAACTCGGACCCTATGCGACCGAAGTCAAAGCCCTGGCCGTAGTGCGTGAGGTTCGAGCAGGGATGGACTTGAGCGCGATCGTGATCGTCGAGCCCTAG